A single region of the Candidatus Wallbacteria bacterium genome encodes:
- a CDS encoding nucleotidyltransferase domain-containing protein has protein sequence MSAVLEKLPAKSIFLYGSYARGEEKEISDIDIAVIVDKIEGNYLELSADLNGIGRKIDPRIEPVLLPDTKDPSGFLETIIKTGKVFYQRAA, from the coding sequence GTGAGTGCAGTTCTGGAAAAACTGCCGGCAAAGTCTATTTTTCTTTATGGTTCCTATGCTAGAGGAGAGGAAAAGGAAATCAGTGATATTGATATTGCTGTAATTGTAGACAAAATTGAGGGGAATTACCTGGAATTGTCGGCAGACTTGAATGGAATAGGCAGAAAAATAGACCCCAGAATCGAGCCGGTCCTGCTCCCTGATACCAAAGATCCTAGCGGTTTTCTGGAAACAATCATTAAAACCGGGAAAGTGTTTTATCAAAGGGCTGCCTGA
- a CDS encoding HEPN domain-containing protein: MEIKEKVNYWLAIAEYDFETAKAMYISGRYLYVGFMCHQVLEKALKAHYWIVLKKEPPYTHKLEVLVAAVNLTPSLSETQNRLIDKLTPLNIQIRYPKNMELMMSSIDRDVSEKLINETEIFFQWIKQQIGS, from the coding sequence ATGGAGATCAAGGAAAAAGTTAATTACTGGCTGGCCATCGCTGAATACGATTTTGAAACCGCGAAAGCGATGTACATTTCAGGTCGATATCTTTACGTGGGATTCATGTGTCATCAGGTTTTGGAAAAGGCTCTGAAAGCGCATTATTGGATAGTTCTGAAAAAAGAACCTCCCTATACTCACAAACTTGAAGTTTTAGTGGCTGCAGTTAACCTTACTCCAAGTCTATCCGAAACTCAAAACAGACTTATCGATAAACTCACACCTTTAAATATTCAGATCAGGTATCCAAAAAACATGGAACTAATGATGTCATCGATAGATAGAGATGTAAGTGAAAAGCTGATCAATGAAACGGAGATTTTTTTTCAATGGATCAAGCAACAAATAGGATCATAA
- a CDS encoding acyltransferase, with translation MKKDIFIHDSSYVDERVRIGSGTKIWHFCHILQDTEIGENCVFGQNVMAGPSVRIGNGVKIQNNVSIYKGVTLEDFVFCGPSMVFTNVINPRSKIERKNEFKSTLVKKCATLGANCTIICGVTIGAYSFVAAGAVVTRNVPPYALVAGVPAKIIGWMCECGNRIGFTKGKNGKCSDCGKKYREKAENKIEPC, from the coding sequence ATGAAGAAGGATATTTTTATACACGACTCGTCTTACGTGGATGAACGCGTGAGGATCGGAAGCGGTACGAAAATCTGGCACTTCTGTCACATACTTCAGGACACTGAAATCGGCGAGAACTGTGTATTCGGGCAGAATGTAATGGCAGGGCCGTCAGTCAGGATCGGGAATGGCGTCAAAATTCAGAATAATGTGAGTATTTATAAGGGAGTGACTCTGGAAGATTTCGTATTCTGCGGTCCTTCGATGGTCTTCACCAATGTGATCAACCCGAGAAGCAAGATTGAACGGAAGAATGAATTCAAATCTACACTGGTGAAAAAATGCGCTACACTCGGCGCAAACTGTACTATCATCTGTGGCGTGACTATCGGTGCATATTCCTTTGTAGCAGCAGGAGCGGTGGTGACCAGAAATGTCCCTCCATACGCTCTGGTTGCCGGAGTACCGGCCAAGATCATCGGATGGATGTGTGAATGTGGAAACAGAATTGGATTTACTAAAGGCAAAAATGGGAAATGCTCTGACTGCGGAAAAAAATATCGCGAGAAAGCGGAGAACAAGATCGAGCCTTGCTGA
- a CDS encoding lytic transglycosylase domain-containing protein, whose protein sequence is MGNALTAEKNIARKRRTRSSLAEAILLLILLSSGLFADDLDLFREGYELYKNHSYNQSLNLLRKISRQYTAYDYVYYLILKNCDRLNDPIYENLILKADDFISQDFPYFREIVETRKSVLLARKKYAEALELTRNYQSHGEFLLCELRIAVRTGVRNNVYGTLNLLLEEQDMELAKRALQSLGPFYSDCWKSVLSRNFFQFASALVGINSGKALEVIGKSDLSKADRNYLTALVEFHRDNIPASWEQVKTALNSKTQARFELMLDFLQVLKKKERKFCEYLPKIEPYLTESFFSQKEISDLYLETARIMLSSDSEKESLRLFKKAQGFAEKCHDAEHDAESLYNLAKCSFRYKNYQGASYFSKLFIAKYGNHKYAPEIYFLRYLLGKLLKDAEFVSSAADVLLTDYPETPYSYYILASGRKFRSESADALDTYQPQPVTAEMKKQKYYHLFKAGFVKEALDLIKKLPDEREIQVSLGYYRLVAAYSDSAVFYADLINKRAGTYKLDPALILAVIREESRFDFRAVSSAEAMGLMQIMDGTYSWLCKQLEIRKKGAQALLDPDLNVTLGSAYLKILEDRYSGYPEKLIYVIAAYNGGPGNVDKWIDRYGPENFLLFVPFSETKNYLAKVFKSYYNYRNPSE, encoded by the coding sequence ATGGGAAATGCTCTGACTGCGGAAAAAAATATCGCGAGAAAGCGGAGAACAAGATCGAGCCTTGCTGAGGCGATTTTATTATTGATTTTATTGTCCTCAGGACTGTTCGCCGACGACCTGGACCTGTTCAGGGAAGGGTACGAACTTTATAAAAATCACAGCTACAATCAAAGCCTTAATCTGCTCAGAAAAATCTCACGTCAATATACAGCTTATGATTACGTCTATTATTTAATTTTGAAAAACTGCGATCGTCTGAATGATCCGATTTACGAAAACCTGATCCTGAAAGCCGACGATTTTATCAGTCAGGATTTCCCCTATTTCAGAGAAATCGTCGAAACCAGGAAATCAGTTCTGCTAGCGCGAAAAAAATATGCCGAAGCCCTGGAATTGACAAGGAATTATCAATCCCATGGAGAATTCCTGCTCTGTGAATTGAGGATCGCAGTCCGAACTGGAGTGCGCAACAATGTTTACGGGACTCTCAATCTGCTCCTGGAGGAGCAGGACATGGAGCTGGCCAAGCGAGCCCTTCAGTCACTGGGACCTTTTTACAGCGACTGCTGGAAAAGCGTTCTTTCCCGGAATTTCTTCCAGTTTGCCTCTGCACTGGTGGGGATTAACTCAGGGAAAGCTCTCGAAGTGATCGGGAAATCAGATTTGAGTAAGGCTGACCGCAACTATCTGACCGCACTGGTTGAATTTCACAGGGACAACATTCCTGCCTCCTGGGAACAGGTAAAAACAGCACTTAACAGTAAAACACAGGCCAGATTTGAACTGATGCTGGATTTTCTGCAAGTTCTGAAAAAGAAGGAAAGGAAGTTCTGCGAATATCTGCCAAAGATCGAGCCATACCTGACCGAATCGTTTTTTTCCCAGAAGGAAATTTCCGACCTGTATCTGGAGACAGCCAGGATAATGCTTTCCTCTGATTCGGAAAAAGAAAGCTTGCGGCTTTTTAAGAAAGCGCAGGGTTTTGCTGAAAAGTGTCACGACGCTGAGCACGATGCTGAGAGTCTTTACAACCTGGCTAAGTGTTCATTCCGCTACAAGAATTATCAGGGAGCTTCCTATTTTTCCAAACTGTTCATCGCTAAATACGGGAACCATAAATACGCTCCTGAGATTTATTTTCTACGCTACCTGCTCGGGAAATTGCTGAAGGACGCGGAGTTTGTTTCGTCAGCTGCTGATGTGTTACTTACCGACTATCCTGAAACTCCCTACAGTTATTACATCCTGGCTTCCGGAAGAAAATTCAGATCTGAAAGCGCGGATGCATTAGATACATACCAGCCACAGCCAGTTACAGCTGAGATGAAAAAACAGAAATATTACCATCTGTTCAAGGCAGGATTTGTCAAGGAAGCCCTCGATCTGATCAAGAAACTTCCGGACGAGCGTGAAATCCAGGTGTCGCTTGGATATTACAGGCTGGTGGCAGCATACTCTGATTCGGCAGTTTTTTACGCTGATCTGATCAACAAAAGGGCCGGGACATACAAGCTTGATCCCGCATTGATTCTTGCCGTGATCAGGGAAGAGTCCCGTTTCGATTTCCGCGCAGTCTCATCTGCTGAAGCCATGGGTCTGATGCAGATCATGGACGGCACCTACAGCTGGCTCTGCAAGCAACTCGAAATCCGGAAAAAAGGTGCACAGGCGCTGCTCGATCCTGATCTCAATGTGACTCTGGGCAGCGCATATCTGAAAATCCTCGAGGACAGGTATTCCGGTTACCCCGAAAAATTGATTTATGTAATTGCGGCATATAATGGCGGTCCCGGTAATGTCGACAAATGGATAGATCGTTACGGACCTGAAAATTTTCTTCTGTTCGTGCCGTTTTCAGAGACTAAGAATTACCTCGCAAAAGTATTCAAAAGCTATTACAATTACAGAAATCCTTCCGAATAA